A region of Hydrogenimonas cancrithermarum DNA encodes the following proteins:
- the trpS gene encoding tryptophan--tRNA ligase: MRIVSGMRPTGKLHLGHYLGVLKNWVNLQESNDCHFFVADWHALSTSYEDKLNLRLLGRELVKDWIAAGIDPDKSTLFVQSAIKEHAELYVLLNMITPLGWLERNPTYKDQLAQMEHKEIHTAGFLTYPVLQAADIILYQADIVPIGEDQKPHLEITREIVRRFHHLFGCEVFKEPKEMLTETSRLPGLDGRKMSKSYNNAIFLSDTPEEVWQKLRGAKTDPQRVRRNDPGNPDVCLVFDYHKALTEDAVVQKIDADCRAGAIGCVDCKKICAQSIERLLEPMRERRAKLDDAKIDAIVEKGNDAARKEAAQTMEKANEAVFEISCDI; encoded by the coding sequence ATGCGAATCGTCAGCGGTATGCGCCCCACGGGCAAACTTCACCTCGGACACTATCTCGGTGTCCTGAAAAACTGGGTCAATCTTCAAGAAAGCAACGACTGCCACTTCTTCGTCGCCGACTGGCACGCCCTCTCGACCAGTTACGAGGACAAACTCAACCTCAGACTGCTCGGACGCGAACTCGTCAAAGACTGGATCGCCGCGGGGATCGACCCCGACAAATCGACTCTTTTCGTCCAGAGTGCCATCAAAGAGCACGCCGAACTCTACGTCCTTTTGAACATGATCACGCCGCTTGGATGGCTGGAGCGCAATCCGACCTACAAAGACCAGCTCGCACAGATGGAGCACAAAGAGATTCATACGGCGGGTTTCCTCACCTACCCCGTTTTGCAGGCGGCCGACATCATACTCTACCAGGCCGATATCGTGCCGATCGGCGAAGATCAGAAACCGCACCTGGAGATCACACGCGAAATCGTCCGCCGTTTCCATCACCTGTTCGGCTGCGAAGTCTTCAAAGAGCCCAAAGAGATGCTGACCGAAACCTCACGTCTTCCGGGGCTCGACGGACGCAAGATGAGCAAAAGCTACAACAACGCCATCTTCCTCTCCGACACACCAGAAGAGGTATGGCAGAAACTGCGCGGCGCCAAGACCGACCCGCAGCGCGTCCGTCGCAACGACCCGGGCAATCCCGACGTCTGTCTCGTCTTCGACTATCACAAAGCGCTCACCGAGGATGCCGTGGTTCAAAAGATCGACGCCGACTGCCGTGCCGGTGCCATCGGATGCGTCGACTGCAAAAAAATCTGTGCCCAGAGCATCGAACGTCTGCTCGAACCGATGCGCGAACGCCGTGCGAAACTCGACGACGCGAAGATCGACGCGATCGTCGAAAAGGGCAACGATGCAGCCCGCAAAGAGGCTGCACAGACGATGGAAAAAGCGAACGAAGCGGTGTTCGAAATAAGCTGTGACATTTGA
- a CDS encoding phosphatidylserine decarboxylase, whose amino-acid sequence MGANGTFLANGWRTILPVWGATLVVLVFSDEVLFNLLLIGISAYVAFLFYLPERNPFDISSKALISPVDGTIETVETKKSETVVTIRKSLWDVSVVRAPVSGEVTECETVHGMFLGVDEEKAKVLNEHGVIRYDWEGRRVEISMRCGFFSYALPLYAKKGAAKVAEVQALLTEGLVEVKVPASVKIEALPGDRVLGGYSVLGRDNR is encoded by the coding sequence ATGGGGGCCAACGGCACCTTCCTTGCAAATGGATGGCGTACCATCCTTCCGGTATGGGGGGCGACACTGGTCGTTCTCGTCTTCAGCGATGAAGTGCTGTTCAATCTTCTGTTGATCGGAATCAGTGCCTATGTCGCGTTTCTTTTCTATCTTCCCGAGCGGAACCCTTTCGACATCTCTTCGAAAGCGCTCATCTCTCCCGTGGACGGCACGATCGAAACCGTCGAGACGAAAAAGAGTGAAACGGTCGTTACCATCCGAAAGTCGCTGTGGGATGTCAGTGTGGTTCGAGCCCCGGTTTCGGGCGAAGTGACGGAATGCGAAACCGTGCATGGTATGTTTCTCGGTGTCGACGAAGAGAAAGCGAAAGTATTGAATGAGCATGGCGTCATCCGTTACGACTGGGAGGGGCGGCGTGTCGAAATATCCATGCGGTGCGGCTTTTTTTCATACGCCCTGCCTCTTTACGCCAAGAAGGGAGCGGCCAAGGTCGCGGAGGTGCAGGCACTCCTGACGGAGGGGTTGGTCGAAGTGAAAGTTCCGGCATCCGTCAAAATCGAGGCTTTGCCGGGCGACAGAGTTCTCGGTGGCTATTCGGTCCTTGGACGCGATAATAGATAA
- a CDS encoding tetratricopeptide repeat protein — translation MAEEEVIILEEESGKPSDENETAQGGAEESAQKKQRKKVVLLLAGIGGALLLLLIALIVILATKKTPSKETVDADHLAQKIKSAEKIKPLATPSQLEQMIQKANILYARGNKKEALNLFEQIATFSASISNYNLGVAQMRQERYEEAIGSFKKAIQNGENRCISAINAAACALHLKDKKRFEYYLQMAEAYLPDSYNSSLYSYLYALVNYYKGNYFEILSAVAHPTAKSYNKELGHLGAIGYAVFDRPLKAIDLMERGATPQDYLILGQMYAHIGDYPLAVQYLKRAVEESDLPLKSRKALALVELKNQMPRHTADLLSELKNDFKGKGLDIYPVKTKLSPAVYDIHAAQRRYSANAILVPPNAFRLLFEFAPFKVFNAAQTINYIKKGNASIYVDEEKEATKYLSRSSSISHVNLLISKAIKAAIDHHLREANAILQKALERYPNHSILHYNLGLTYAQIGNFSKAHEHFLRSYHLDSGNYLSAIFALMCEKLTGRPIPQVEQFVSDDLAQFTQPDTLQRFYRALFYFYRGNLSAASKWEGVKHDNRPIYLLLDILVNANQGRWEEAQKGAGKLRDRMRRDVLANLLYLHIRDRELDVKRFSVNAQRYLKEHPLDLDAVYYGSAFTRENYIALRFITGTLYPFKKRLERKLLEEMKDPAGIVESLALCDIYLKSYEEAYVLFNQLVDKYNHEDSRTLFLAAVASVGAGHTASASALLELAKLTDPNNLESRYALGLLYLEQKNYEAAIIQFGKIPNGTFQSEYFDFDIVSGR, via the coding sequence ATGGCTGAAGAAGAGGTGATCATTCTCGAAGAGGAGAGCGGCAAGCCTTCCGACGAGAACGAAACGGCGCAAGGCGGCGCGGAAGAAAGCGCACAGAAGAAACAGCGCAAAAAGGTGGTTCTCCTACTTGCCGGCATCGGCGGTGCGCTCCTTCTGCTTCTGATCGCCCTCATCGTCATTCTCGCCACAAAAAAGACGCCATCCAAAGAAACGGTCGACGCCGACCACCTCGCCCAAAAGATCAAATCCGCAGAGAAGATCAAACCCCTCGCCACACCGTCGCAGCTTGAGCAGATGATTCAAAAAGCCAATATCCTCTATGCGCGCGGCAACAAGAAAGAGGCACTCAATCTCTTCGAACAGATCGCTACCTTCAGCGCTTCGATCTCCAACTACAACCTCGGTGTCGCACAGATGCGGCAGGAGCGCTACGAAGAGGCGATCGGCTCGTTCAAAAAAGCGATCCAAAACGGTGAAAACCGATGTATCAGCGCCATCAACGCCGCAGCCTGCGCACTCCATCTCAAAGACAAAAAACGGTTCGAATACTACCTTCAGATGGCGGAAGCCTACCTCCCGGACAGTTACAACTCTTCACTCTACAGCTATCTTTACGCCCTGGTGAACTACTACAAAGGAAACTATTTCGAGATTTTGAGTGCCGTCGCCCATCCCACCGCCAAAAGCTATAACAAAGAGCTCGGGCATCTCGGAGCCATCGGCTACGCCGTCTTCGACAGGCCGCTCAAGGCGATCGACCTGATGGAACGCGGTGCCACGCCGCAGGACTATCTGATACTCGGGCAGATGTATGCCCATATCGGAGATTATCCTCTCGCCGTCCAGTATCTCAAGCGTGCCGTGGAGGAGTCGGATCTGCCGCTGAAGAGCCGCAAAGCCCTGGCACTCGTGGAGTTGAAAAACCAAATGCCCCGGCATACGGCCGATCTTCTGAGCGAACTGAAAAACGATTTCAAAGGCAAGGGCCTCGATATCTATCCGGTCAAAACGAAACTCTCACCCGCCGTCTACGACATCCATGCCGCCCAGAGACGTTACTCGGCCAATGCGATCCTGGTCCCTCCAAACGCTTTCAGGCTCCTTTTCGAGTTTGCACCCTTCAAGGTCTTCAATGCCGCACAGACCATCAACTACATCAAGAAAGGGAACGCTTCGATCTACGTCGACGAAGAGAAAGAGGCGACGAAATACCTCTCGCGCAGCTCCAGCATCTCCCATGTCAATCTGCTTATCTCCAAGGCGATCAAGGCGGCGATCGACCACCATCTCAGAGAGGCCAACGCGATTTTGCAAAAGGCACTCGAACGATACCCGAACCATTCGATCCTACACTACAACCTTGGACTCACCTACGCACAGATCGGAAACTTCTCCAAAGCCCATGAACATTTCCTGCGAAGCTACCATCTCGACTCCGGCAACTATCTTTCCGCCATCTTCGCTCTGATGTGCGAAAAGCTCACCGGCAGACCGATTCCCCAGGTCGAGCAGTTCGTCAGTGACGATCTGGCGCAGTTCACCCAGCCCGATACGCTTCAGCGTTTCTATCGGGCCCTCTTCTATTTCTATCGCGGGAACCTCTCCGCCGCATCGAAGTGGGAAGGGGTAAAACACGACAACCGTCCTATCTACCTTCTTCTGGACATTCTCGTCAATGCCAACCAGGGAAGGTGGGAAGAGGCCCAAAAAGGTGCCGGAAAACTGCGTGACCGGATGCGTAGAGACGTTTTGGCCAATCTTCTCTATCTGCATATCCGGGACAGGGAACTCGACGTCAAGCGCTTCAGCGTCAATGCACAGCGCTACCTGAAAGAGCATCCGCTCGATCTCGATGCCGTCTATTACGGCAGTGCTTTTACACGGGAGAACTACATCGCGCTGCGTTTTATCACCGGGACACTCTACCCTTTCAAAAAGAGGCTGGAGCGAAAACTTCTGGAGGAGATGAAAGACCCTGCCGGCATTGTCGAATCACTCGCACTCTGCGACATCTATCTCAAATCTTACGAAGAGGCCTATGTCCTTTTCAACCAGCTTGTAGACAAGTACAACCACGAAGACAGCAGGACCCTCTTTCTGGCTGCCGTCGCATCGGTCGGTGCAGGCCATACGGCCAGCGCCTCGGCACTGCTCGAACTGGCCAAACTGACCGATCCCAACAACCTCGAAAGCCGCTACGCCCTCGGGCTGCTCTATCTGGAACAGAAAAACTACGAAGCGGCGATCATTCAGTTCGGGAAGATCCCGAACGGGACATTCCAATCGGAATATTTCGATTTTGATATAGTTTCCGGGAGATAG
- the serS gene encoding serine--tRNA ligase, whose product MVDLRQLEREFDTVSAALKRRGVDEKLLEKLKVLFEEKKGVQKRLEAAQAEQNRKSRLFGQYKREGKDLSELQKEVSENKERIAALNEELQALEEKLFDLAATIPNIPDPDVPDGEDENDNVEIKRVLEPKTFDFEPKEHWELAEENGWIDFERGVKIAKSRFSALRYEGARLERALINYMLDFNRDRGFEEVYVPFMANADSLFGTGQLPKFADDLFKIEGEDLYMIPTAEVPVTNLFRDEILRREDLPQRLTAYTPCFRKEAGSAGRDTRGMIRQHQFDKVELVCIAAPDQSDEIFDEMVACASDLLASLGLPHRQMLLCAGDMGFSAAKTIDLEVWLPGQGKYREISSISNTRDFQARRAKIRYKEEKKNRLVHTLNGSSLAVGRTLIAIMENYQQADGSIIVPDVLRRYL is encoded by the coding sequence ATGGTCGATCTTCGGCAACTTGAAAGAGAATTCGATACCGTTTCCGCCGCTCTGAAACGGCGCGGTGTCGACGAGAAACTGCTGGAAAAGCTGAAAGTCCTCTTCGAAGAGAAAAAGGGTGTCCAAAAGAGGCTGGAAGCGGCACAGGCGGAACAGAACCGAAAGAGCAGACTCTTCGGGCAATACAAACGTGAAGGGAAAGATCTCTCCGAACTGCAAAAAGAGGTGAGCGAAAACAAAGAACGCATCGCGGCGCTGAACGAAGAGCTTCAGGCTCTCGAAGAGAAGCTCTTCGATCTGGCGGCGACGATCCCCAACATTCCCGATCCCGATGTCCCCGACGGCGAAGACGAAAACGACAATGTCGAGATCAAACGGGTACTGGAACCCAAAACGTTCGACTTCGAGCCCAAAGAGCACTGGGAGCTGGCCGAAGAGAATGGATGGATCGATTTCGAGCGCGGCGTCAAGATCGCCAAGAGCCGTTTCAGTGCCCTTCGATACGAAGGTGCCAGACTCGAGCGCGCACTCATCAACTACATGCTCGATTTCAACCGCGACCGCGGATTCGAAGAGGTCTACGTCCCTTTCATGGCCAACGCAGACTCGCTTTTCGGTACGGGGCAGCTTCCGAAATTCGCCGACGACCTCTTCAAGATCGAAGGAGAGGATCTCTACATGATCCCGACGGCGGAAGTACCGGTCACCAACCTCTTCCGCGACGAGATTTTGAGGCGTGAAGATCTGCCGCAGCGCCTGACCGCCTACACCCCATGTTTCAGAAAAGAGGCGGGCTCGGCCGGACGCGATACACGCGGAATGATCCGCCAGCACCAGTTCGACAAGGTGGAACTGGTCTGCATCGCGGCACCCGACCAGAGCGACGAAATCTTCGACGAGATGGTTGCCTGCGCCTCCGATCTGTTGGCCTCGCTCGGGCTGCCGCATCGCCAGATGCTGCTATGTGCCGGCGACATGGGCTTCAGTGCAGCCAAGACGATCGATCTGGAAGTGTGGCTCCCCGGACAGGGAAAATACCGCGAGATCAGCTCCATCTCCAACACCCGCGATTTTCAGGCGCGCCGCGCGAAAATCCGCTACAAAGAGGAGAAGAAAAATCGTCTGGTCCACACGCTCAACGGCTCCAGCCTCGCCGTCGGAAGAACACTGATCGCGATTATGGAAAACTACCAGCAGGCCGACGGCTCGATCATCGTCCCGGACGTTTTGAGACGCTACCTGTAA
- a CDS encoding DUF190 domain-containing protein, which produces MKRFLGKRKLVRIFISSEEKYDGQPLWEYLLKKAKEMEISGATVIKGVAGFGAHSEIMAFNVWSLSQKLPLIVEIVDTEEKITKFLRLANDWIEEAFVTMGDVEVIAYKHPKHGNP; this is translated from the coding sequence ATGAAACGATTTCTTGGCAAGCGTAAACTGGTTCGCATCTTTATCAGCAGTGAAGAGAAATACGATGGCCAGCCCCTCTGGGAGTATCTTCTCAAAAAGGCGAAGGAGATGGAGATTTCCGGTGCCACGGTCATCAAGGGTGTGGCCGGTTTCGGTGCCCACTCCGAAATCATGGCCTTCAATGTCTGGTCACTCAGCCAAAAACTTCCTCTTATCGTCGAAATCGTCGATACGGAAGAGAAAATCACCAAATTTTTGCGGCTGGCGAACGACTGGATCGAAGAGGCGTTCGTGACGATGGGAGATGTGGAAGTGATTGCCTACAAACATCCCAAACATGGAAACCCGTGA
- the crcB gene encoding fluoride efflux transporter CrcB — MQFALLAAVGTGGFFGAILRFLISTWLQKLSPVLFPVGTLGVNLLGSFIIGFMALYFENVVSPHQKAFVITGMLGALTTFSTFSLETVTMLQGGLWGRAFANVTLNALLCITATIVGMMLFKRLYG, encoded by the coding sequence ATGCAGTTCGCTCTTCTGGCAGCCGTGGGAACCGGCGGTTTTTTCGGCGCCATTCTTCGTTTTCTCATCAGCACGTGGCTGCAGAAACTCTCTCCGGTACTTTTCCCCGTCGGAACGCTTGGCGTCAATCTTCTGGGCAGTTTCATCATCGGCTTCATGGCGCTCTATTTCGAAAACGTCGTTTCACCTCATCAGAAAGCCTTCGTCATCACCGGGATGCTCGGCGCTTTGACGACTTTCTCCACCTTTTCGCTCGAAACCGTCACGATGCTGCAGGGCGGCCTGTGGGGACGGGCGTTCGCCAACGTTACCCTTAACGCGCTTTTATGTATCACGGCCACGATCGTGGGAATGATGCTCTTTAAGCGTCTTTACGGATAA
- the pssA gene encoding CDP-diacylglycerol--serine O-phosphatidyltransferase — protein sequence MGNRNFQFIYILPNLFTAASIFTAVISMVSAAHGQFEKAVWLIFLSLLFDGLDGRVARLTHTTSKFGVEFDSLADIVAFGVAPALLVYFYAGEDYGRFGVLVMALYIIFGAVRLARFNVMSLDTDPTVFIGVPIPTAATFVSVWVLMFERYETLHGFGWLLLSGMLLVSLLMVSNIRYPSFKKLNLKKPMVTKTLILMISLASLMYLYPVEGFTIIISLYILWGVGRTIHTMMTKKRISPKT from the coding sequence ATGGGAAACCGGAATTTCCAGTTCATCTACATTCTGCCGAACCTTTTTACCGCCGCCTCTATCTTTACCGCCGTCATCTCGATGGTCTCCGCTGCGCACGGCCAGTTCGAAAAAGCGGTATGGCTCATCTTTCTCTCTCTTCTCTTCGACGGTCTGGACGGGCGGGTCGCCCGCCTGACCCACACCACCAGCAAATTCGGTGTCGAGTTCGATTCGCTTGCCGATATCGTCGCATTTGGCGTGGCCCCCGCGCTGCTGGTCTATTTTTATGCCGGAGAGGATTACGGACGTTTCGGCGTACTGGTGATGGCGCTTTACATCATCTTCGGAGCCGTGCGTCTCGCCCGCTTCAATGTCATGAGCCTCGATACCGATCCGACGGTTTTCATCGGCGTTCCCATCCCCACCGCCGCGACTTTCGTTTCCGTATGGGTGCTGATGTTCGAACGCTACGAGACACTTCATGGATTTGGTTGGCTCTTGCTTTCGGGCATGCTGCTCGTATCGCTTCTGATGGTGAGCAATATCCGCTATCCCAGTTTCAAAAAACTCAATCTGAAAAAGCCGATGGTCACCAAAACACTGATTTTGATGATATCACTGGCGTCGTTGATGTACCTCTATCCTGTAGAAGGGTTCACGATCATCATATCGCTCTACATTCTTTGGGGTGTTGGACGCACAATCCATACGATGATGACGAAGAAGAGAATATCCCCGAAAACTTGA
- a CDS encoding DUF6394 family protein gives MNLEKVISGFFIILALTLNFGFFYGDPTVLEQHNRYELFAAIIVNLIATIYKLGDKTQLGAVLLATSLVADIQLIGAASIWALGEYVTGMNVETVTAIISFSGGALLANIVSVILFTGDVLKSKR, from the coding sequence ATGAATCTCGAAAAAGTCATTTCGGGCTTTTTTATCATCCTCGCATTGACGCTCAACTTCGGATTTTTCTACGGAGATCCGACGGTGCTCGAGCAGCACAACCGTTATGAGCTCTTCGCCGCCATCATCGTCAACCTGATTGCGACGATCTACAAACTCGGAGACAAGACGCAGCTCGGCGCCGTGCTGCTCGCAACCAGTCTCGTCGCCGATATCCAGCTGATCGGTGCGGCATCGATCTGGGCACTCGGAGAGTATGTGACGGGAATGAATGTCGAAACCGTCACCGCGATCATCTCCTTCTCGGGCGGCGCACTGCTGGCGAACATCGTCTCGGTGATCCTCTTTACCGGAGACGTCCTCAAGTCCAAGAGGTAA
- a CDS encoding 2-isopropylmalate synthase — translation MKNDKRVYIFDTTLRDGEQSPGASMNTEEKIKIATQLQRLGVDVIEAGFAAASPGDFDAIRRICEVVDKSTVCSLARAVDRDIIQAGESLADAKHKRIHTFIATSPIHMEHKLKMSPEEVIRRAVAAVKLAKTFTDDVEFSCEDAGRSEMPFLKEILDAVIEAGATTLNIPDTVGYRLPQEMGAIIEELHGHVGERAIISVHCHNDLGLAVANSLFSVMNGARQVECTINGLGERAGNAALEEVVMAMKTRADVFEGIETGINTKEIYPTSRLVAAITGIEPQPNKAIVGKNAFAHESGIHQDGVLKCQETYEIMHAEDIGLETNRIVLGKHSGRHAFKERLEALGFDLSPEDLNKAFERFKLLADKKKEIFDDDIRMLIANEITNIPQAYELVGLQIADCSAGVPSAAVTIRHDGEEITDAGIGDGTIDAIFKTIDRISGHSGRLLDYRVEAVSQGKDALAKVVVNVQFDENNSAVIGHGLSIDTMLASAKAYIGALNSYLSMIPSNCQIDSCEGV, via the coding sequence ATGAAAAACGACAAACGCGTTTATATATTCGATACGACATTGCGTGACGGAGAACAGAGCCCCGGCGCTTCGATGAATACGGAAGAGAAGATCAAGATCGCGACGCAGCTTCAGCGTCTCGGCGTCGATGTGATCGAAGCCGGTTTCGCCGCGGCGAGTCCCGGGGATTTCGATGCGATACGACGTATCTGCGAAGTGGTGGACAAAAGCACCGTCTGCTCGCTCGCCCGTGCCGTGGACCGTGACATCATCCAGGCGGGTGAATCGCTCGCCGATGCGAAACACAAACGGATCCATACATTTATCGCGACCAGTCCCATACATATGGAGCACAAGCTCAAGATGAGTCCGGAAGAGGTGATCCGCCGTGCCGTCGCGGCTGTCAAACTCGCAAAGACCTTTACCGATGACGTCGAGTTCAGCTGTGAAGACGCCGGGCGAAGCGAGATGCCCTTTTTGAAAGAGATCCTCGATGCCGTCATCGAGGCGGGTGCAACGACGCTCAACATTCCCGATACGGTCGGTTACCGTCTGCCTCAGGAGATGGGAGCGATCATTGAAGAGCTTCACGGCCATGTGGGTGAACGGGCGATCATATCGGTCCACTGCCACAACGATCTCGGCCTCGCCGTCGCCAACTCACTCTTTTCAGTGATGAACGGTGCGAGGCAGGTGGAGTGTACGATCAACGGCCTTGGCGAGCGTGCGGGCAACGCGGCGCTCGAAGAGGTCGTGATGGCGATGAAAACCCGTGCCGATGTCTTCGAGGGAATCGAGACCGGCATCAACACGAAAGAGATCTACCCGACCAGCCGTCTGGTTGCGGCGATTACCGGCATCGAACCACAGCCGAACAAGGCGATCGTGGGCAAAAACGCTTTTGCGCATGAAAGCGGTATCCATCAAGACGGTGTGCTCAAATGCCAGGAGACCTATGAGATTATGCATGCCGAAGATATCGGGCTCGAGACCAACCGTATCGTACTGGGCAAGCACTCCGGCCGCCACGCTTTCAAAGAGCGTCTCGAAGCACTTGGATTCGACCTTTCTCCCGAAGACTTGAACAAAGCGTTCGAGCGTTTCAAGCTCCTCGCCGACAAGAAAAAGGAGATATTCGATGACGACATCCGTATGCTGATCGCCAACGAGATTACGAACATTCCGCAGGCGTACGAACTCGTAGGGCTTCAGATCGCCGACTGCTCCGCCGGTGTGCCGAGTGCGGCAGTGACGATCCGCCATGACGGAGAAGAGATTACCGATGCAGGCATAGGCGATGGAACGATCGACGCGATCTTCAAGACGATCGACCGTATCAGCGGCCACTCAGGCCGGCTTTTGGATTATCGGGTAGAGGCCGTAAGCCAGGGAAAAGATGCCCTGGCGAAAGTGGTCGTCAATGTCCAGTTCGATGAAAACAACAGCGCCGTTATCGGCCACGGCCTCAGTATCGATACGATGCTCGCAAGTGCCAAAGCCTACATCGGCGCATTGAACAGCTATCTTTCGATGATTCCTTCCAACTGCCAGATCGACAGCTGCGAAGGTGTTTAG
- a CDS encoding potassium channel family protein, translated as MQNNSLYLIIKRMRTPMYVLVVTFSISILGMVLIPGVDDQGKPYHMTFFDAFYFVSYMATTIGFGEAPYEFTYPQRLWVGFCIYLTVIGWFYAIGSIISLVQDKVLAAQIALAQFQRKIKKMEEPFIIFVGYNSLTKAIIDRLTLDGIRSVVIEKNEEKIKMLALENYAIEVPALVGDIRDPKVFKTAGIHKHNCHAVVSLFNDDVMNLHVALSAKLMNKHVTVIVEATEEEYAQNLKTIGADIVENPFKIVAKRIYLSLKSPSLLMLEQWIYGDPLVLRKKDRLPKEGKYIVCGYGRMGQALEVGLKRAGIDYIFIEASPEKAAKAKRGEKVIVGDADDKKILLKADVQEASCIIAATKDDLLNLSIIMAAKRINPEIYTVARENHINDTVVFKAAKIDRVIMIETLMVKKTYNILARPLADRFIRLMKYRGEAWGEKVVDLLKEYINNNPETMETVIDEDHAYALVRHIRESGEEIPYSILYRSREEWKRENPLLVLYVRRGGEEMLLPDPSLPIQIGDEVLIAGTKEAFEDVGYIMENLYELYYVMQGKECELSLSCKLTFDF; from the coding sequence TTGCAGAACAATTCGCTCTATCTGATCATCAAGCGGATGCGTACCCCAATGTACGTGCTGGTGGTCACCTTCTCCATCTCGATTCTCGGTATGGTGCTGATCCCCGGCGTGGACGATCAGGGAAAGCCGTACCATATGACATTTTTCGACGCTTTCTACTTCGTCTCCTATATGGCGACGACGATCGGCTTTGGGGAAGCGCCATACGAATTTACCTATCCGCAGCGTCTTTGGGTCGGTTTCTGTATCTACCTGACGGTCATCGGCTGGTTCTACGCTATCGGTTCGATCATCTCTTTGGTGCAGGACAAGGTGCTCGCCGCGCAGATCGCTCTGGCACAGTTTCAGCGAAAGATCAAAAAGATGGAAGAACCTTTCATCATCTTCGTCGGATACAACTCGTTGACGAAAGCGATCATCGACCGTCTGACACTCGATGGAATACGAAGTGTCGTTATCGAAAAGAACGAAGAGAAGATCAAAATGCTCGCCCTCGAAAATTATGCGATCGAAGTGCCCGCTCTCGTCGGTGACATCCGCGATCCGAAAGTCTTCAAGACGGCGGGCATCCACAAACACAACTGCCACGCCGTCGTCTCACTTTTCAACGACGATGTCATGAACCTCCATGTCGCACTTTCGGCGAAACTGATGAACAAGCACGTCACCGTCATCGTCGAAGCGACCGAAGAGGAGTATGCGCAAAACCTCAAGACGATCGGTGCCGACATTGTCGAAAACCCTTTCAAAATCGTCGCGAAGCGGATCTATCTTTCGCTCAAATCGCCTTCGCTGCTGATGCTCGAGCAGTGGATTTACGGCGATCCGCTAGTGCTCAGAAAAAAAGACAGGCTTCCGAAAGAGGGAAAATATATCGTTTGCGGATACGGCCGCATGGGACAGGCACTCGAAGTCGGGCTCAAACGTGCCGGCATCGACTACATCTTCATCGAAGCGAGCCCGGAAAAGGCAGCCAAGGCAAAACGGGGCGAAAAGGTGATCGTTGGCGATGCGGACGACAAAAAAATCCTGCTCAAAGCCGATGTGCAGGAGGCGTCGTGCATCATCGCAGCGACCAAAGACGATCTGCTCAACCTCTCCATCATCATGGCGGCCAAGCGTATCAACCCCGAAATCTATACCGTCGCGCGTGAAAACCATATCAACGATACCGTCGTCTTCAAAGCGGCGAAGATCGACCGGGTCATCATGATCGAGACACTGATGGTCAAAAAGACTTACAACATTCTCGCCCGTCCGCTCGCCGACCGTTTCATCCGGCTCATGAAGTACCGTGGAGAGGCGTGGGGAGAGAAGGTAGTAGACCTTCTGAAGGAGTACATCAATAACAATCCTGAAACGATGGAGACGGTCATCGACGAGGATCATGCCTATGCCCTGGTGCGCCATATACGCGAGTCGGGAGAGGAGATCCCCTACAGTATTCTCTATCGAAGCAGGGAGGAGTGGAAACGGGAGAACCCGCTGTTGGTGCTTTACGTACGCAGAGGCGGGGAGGAGATGCTCCTTCCAGACCCGTCGCTTCCCATTCAGATCGGTGATGAAGTGCTGATCGCCGGAACGAAAGAGGCGTTTGAAGATGTGGGGTACATTATGGAGAACCTTTACGAACTCTACTATGTCATGCAGGGGAAGGAGTGCGAATTGTCGCTTTCGTGCAAATTGACGTTCGATTTTTAA